The region GCGCGTCGGACCTGGTGGCCACCGTCCCGGCGCGCTACACCGAGGTCCTGCGCGCCGGGATGCACCGGTTCGAGCTGCCGTTCCCCGCGCCCGAGGTGACGGTGTCGCTGCTCTGGCACGCCCGGTTCGACGCCGACCCGGCGCACCGGTGGCTGCGCGAACTGGTGCGGGAGGCGACCCGGTGATCGTGACCGCCTCGTCCGACCGGGTCCGGTGCGGCCGGCCGGGAACGCCGCCCGCGCGGCCCGGCCCGCCTCCGGGGCGTGTCAGGATTTCGCGGGTACCGGTACCGGCGGGGAGGCAACCATGGGTGACGAGGACCGGGAGCGGGACCGGCGGGTGGTCGAGGAGTTCCGGGTCGGCGGGGGAGTGGTGGGTGGTCGGCACGCCGGGCGGACCCTGCTCCTGCTGCACCACACCGGCGCGCGGTCGGGCGTCGAGCGGGTCACGCCGCTGACCTTCCGCACCGTCGGCGAGCGGTGGGTGGTCGCGGCGGGCAACGGCGGGCTCCCGGCGAACCCCGCCTGGTACCACAACCTGCTGGCCGACCCGGAGGTCTCGGTGGAGATCGGCACCGAGGCGCACCGGGTGCGCGCCCGGATCGCCGAGGGTGCCGAGCGCGAGGAGCTGGCGGCGCACTTCCGCGCCGCGCCCTCCCGGTTCGCCGCCTTCGAGGAGGCGCTGGAGCGGGTGATCCCGATCGTGGTCTTCGA is a window of Saccharothrix espanaensis DSM 44229 DNA encoding:
- a CDS encoding nitroreductase/quinone reductase family protein, with protein sequence MGDEDRERDRRVVEEFRVGGGVVGGRHAGRTLLLLHHTGARSGVERVTPLTFRTVGERWVVAAGNGGLPANPAWYHNLLADPEVSVEIGTEAHRVRARIAEGAEREELAAHFRAAPSRFAAFEEALERVIPIVVFEPR